The Brevinematia bacterium genome contains a region encoding:
- the rpmB gene encoding 50S ribosomal protein L28, whose protein sequence is MARCEVCGKGTKFGNNVSHSNKKTRRVWKVNIQRKKVIIDGKVKYVKICSKCLKAGKLDKLAMV, encoded by the coding sequence ATGGCTAGGTGTGAAGTTTGTGGTAAAGGGACCAAATTTGGAAACAATGTGAGTCACTCAAATAAGAAGACAAGAAGAGTTTGGAAAGTTAATATACAAAGAAAGAAAGTTATAATAGATGGTAAGGTAAAGTATGTAAAGATCTGTAGTAAATGTTTGAAAGCAGGAAAGCTTGATAAGCTAGCAATGGTGTAG